The following are encoded together in the Robertmurraya sp. FSL R5-0851 genome:
- a CDS encoding BglG family transcription antiterminator produces MDITSREKAIIELIIKTSGKHTVLSIASSLNVSTRTIQRDLKATERIMEKFGLRLTRNMDQGLSIEGKNEQIYRLIQHIAGSTPIDQTPLEKKLRLLLAVYEEEHFKIQTLATHLGVSSATLAIYLDELAEWLEVFQLQLTRKRGVGVELQGTEANKRRALVHFFLQYFHDEFIEKLFILEKGSPSEEKILHYFYHDELLEVLTLVNAAFHKTQARVTDRAYLEVVLHIYITLKRTDAQFLLEDDVILQEKEVAIEYDLMLVISRELERKLDVSLTKRDILFLALILKGTKLQGADAEPENILLAQLIKNVIRSVSNQLQVNLTDDFSLFQGLLAHMEPALFRIEQKMESFNPLKEEIKRKYPVLFMAVKNSVKEEFKSIDYFPEDEIAFMVLHFGSALLMQEEHLTIKALVICPTGIGTSKMLASRIKKEIAEIDSIDIKSIKEISEHVNLQAYDVIISTVRLPFINKEYILVNPLLSTENIDTIKSFIQNNIEAIAKGEKYKKIERHSVPSSVVKKNIDLHDMLEDIKSIQQSIESIMQNYRFYRMNHSESQELILNKMLQIAEKENLVTESEDILYSLKEREKRGGLGIPQTNLALFHARNEHVRDLIFQIAHLPNPCLVRGMDGNMVMMKNLLLMLAPLELSNRQQEVISLISTNIIETDEAILIFSSANEELIYKRLESIFSNYLQSNFKINDRGMM; encoded by the coding sequence GTGGATATAACCTCAAGGGAAAAAGCCATCATTGAATTGATTATTAAAACTTCTGGAAAACATACCGTTCTCTCAATTGCCTCTTCCCTAAATGTAAGTACCAGGACGATACAACGTGATTTAAAGGCAACAGAAAGGATCATGGAGAAGTTTGGACTAAGGCTAACACGTAACATGGATCAAGGTCTTTCTATTGAGGGGAAGAATGAACAGATATACAGGTTAATTCAGCATATAGCAGGGAGTACTCCAATTGATCAAACTCCTCTCGAAAAAAAGCTTCGATTACTTTTGGCTGTATATGAAGAAGAACATTTTAAAATTCAAACGTTAGCCACTCACCTTGGTGTCAGTTCAGCAACATTAGCCATTTATCTGGACGAACTGGCGGAATGGCTAGAGGTTTTTCAATTACAGTTAACAAGGAAAAGAGGAGTAGGAGTAGAACTGCAAGGTACAGAGGCTAACAAACGAAGAGCACTTGTTCATTTTTTTCTACAGTATTTTCACGATGAGTTTATAGAAAAACTATTTATTTTGGAAAAGGGAAGTCCATCCGAGGAAAAGATTCTTCATTATTTTTATCATGATGAGTTATTAGAAGTACTCACCTTAGTCAATGCTGCCTTTCATAAAACCCAAGCCCGAGTAACAGATCGAGCATACTTGGAAGTGGTTTTACATATTTATATCACTCTAAAGAGAACGGATGCTCAATTTTTGTTGGAAGACGATGTAATCTTACAAGAAAAAGAGGTTGCCATTGAATATGATCTGATGTTAGTGATTAGTCGTGAGTTAGAACGAAAGCTTGATGTGAGCCTTACTAAAAGAGATATTCTTTTTCTAGCATTGATTCTAAAAGGTACAAAGCTTCAAGGTGCTGATGCTGAGCCCGAAAACATTTTACTTGCTCAACTGATTAAAAATGTGATTCGCTCCGTTTCTAATCAGCTTCAGGTAAATTTAACAGATGACTTCTCTTTATTCCAAGGGTTACTTGCCCATATGGAGCCAGCGCTCTTTCGTATCGAACAGAAAATGGAGTCGTTTAATCCACTAAAAGAAGAAATCAAACGGAAGTATCCGGTTTTGTTTATGGCAGTAAAAAATAGTGTGAAGGAAGAGTTTAAGTCCATTGACTATTTTCCTGAGGACGAGATTGCTTTTATGGTGTTACACTTCGGTTCCGCATTATTAATGCAGGAAGAGCATTTGACCATTAAAGCCTTGGTGATTTGCCCTACCGGTATCGGGACTTCAAAGATGTTGGCTAGTAGAATCAAAAAAGAAATAGCAGAAATTGATTCAATTGATATTAAGTCGATTAAAGAAATATCGGAACATGTGAACTTACAAGCATATGACGTGATTATTTCCACTGTAAGATTGCCTTTCATCAATAAAGAATACATTTTAGTGAACCCGTTATTGAGTACAGAGAACATTGATACGATTAAAAGCTTTATACAGAATAATATTGAAGCCATTGCAAAGGGTGAAAAATACAAAAAGATCGAACGTCATTCTGTACCTTCATCTGTTGTTAAGAAAAACATCGATTTGCATGACATGCTAGAGGACATTAAGAGTATTCAACAGAGTATAGAGTCTATCATGCAAAATTACCGATTTTACAGGATGAACCATTCGGAAAGCCAGGAATTGATCCTTAATAAAATGTTGCAGATTGCCGAGAAAGAGAATCTAGTGACTGAATCTGAGGACATTCTTTATTCGCTTAAAGAGAGGGAAAAAAGAGGGGGGCTCGGGATTCCTCAGACCAATTTAGCCTTATTTCATGCAAGAAATGAGCATGTGCGTGATCTGATTTTCCAAATTGCGCATCTGCCTAATCCTTGTCTGGTTAGGGGAATGGATGGAAACATGGTCATGATGAAGAACCTATTGCTCATGCTGGCCCCATTAGAGTTAAGCAACAGACAGCAGGAGGTTATTAGCTTAATTAGTACAAATATTATTGAGACCGATGAAGCTATTTTGATTTTTTCATCGGCAAATGAAGAGCTAATTTATAAGAGGTTAGAGTCTATTTTTTCGAATTATTTACAGTCGAATTTTAAAATAAATGATAGAGGGATGATGTAA
- a CDS encoding mannitol-1-phosphate 5-dehydrogenase produces MKLAVHFGAGNIGRGFIGALFSQSGYHVTFVDIAEPIINQLNDEKQYKVKLATDAQESILIENVSGLNNLTQENEVIETIKKAAFLTTAIGPNILPRIAPLIAKGLAARIEENNDKLFVIACENQISATDLLKGYIFEHLDDQTQEKVLAHVEFLNSAVDRIVPIQNNQGSLDVLVEPYHEWVVETKEEIPPIEGMIIVPELAPFIERKLFTVNTGHAVIAYFGYLAKKETIDQTLADMDIYNQVKATLGETGAYLIKQYHLDPEEHQKYIEKIIKRFENAHLHDGVTRVGRSPLRKLGPEDRLVRPALQALKAGLSYDHLAKAIAAALLFDYKDDEDAVKLQSMIHEHGVSYVLQEVCGLEDSSQLAKEIIRHYEGLKG; encoded by the coding sequence ATGAAACTAGCAGTACATTTTGGAGCAGGTAACATCGGGAGAGGATTTATTGGAGCCCTTTTTTCTCAGTCAGGATACCATGTTACTTTCGTAGACATTGCCGAACCAATCATTAATCAATTAAATGATGAAAAACAATATAAAGTGAAGCTTGCCACAGATGCACAAGAGAGTATTCTTATTGAGAATGTTTCAGGATTGAATAATTTAACACAGGAAAATGAAGTAATAGAAACAATCAAGAAGGCAGCTTTTTTAACGACGGCTATTGGACCTAACATTCTCCCGAGAATAGCGCCTTTAATTGCAAAGGGATTGGCTGCTAGGATAGAAGAAAATAATGACAAGTTATTTGTAATTGCCTGTGAAAATCAAATTTCTGCTACCGATCTTTTAAAAGGCTATATTTTTGAGCATCTTGATGATCAAACGCAAGAAAAGGTACTTGCTCATGTAGAATTTTTAAATTCTGCTGTTGACCGTATCGTACCGATTCAAAATAATCAAGGTTCTCTCGATGTACTTGTTGAACCTTACCATGAATGGGTGGTAGAAACGAAAGAAGAAATTCCTCCTATTGAAGGAATGATTATCGTTCCTGAACTAGCTCCATTTATTGAAAGAAAGCTGTTTACGGTTAACACAGGACATGCCGTTATTGCTTATTTCGGTTATCTGGCAAAAAAAGAAACGATTGACCAAACTCTAGCGGATATGGATATCTACAATCAGGTGAAGGCCACACTGGGTGAGACGGGTGCTTATTTAATCAAACAGTACCATTTAGATCCGGAAGAACACCAAAAATATATTGAGAAAATCATTAAACGTTTTGAAAATGCTCATCTACATGACGGTGTGACAAGAGTAGGTCGTTCCCCGTTAAGAAAGCTTGGGCCAGAGGATCGACTCGTTCGTCCAGCCCTACAAGCTCTAAAAGCGGGCCTTTCTTACGATCATTTAGCAAAGGCTATTGCAGCAGCCTTACTTTTTGATTACAAAGATGATGAAGATGCAGTAAAGCTTCAGTCAATGATTCACGAACATGGAGTGTCGTATGTTCTTCAAGAAGTATGTGGTCTTGAGGACTCAAGCCAACTTGCTAAAGAGATTATTAGACACTATGAAGGATTAAAGGGATAA